From the genome of Planctomycetota bacterium, one region includes:
- a CDS encoding DNA adenine methylase, which translates to MRTSSPLRYPGGKASMTGLLAGIRSINQLGDRAIAEPFAGGAGASLSLLYREDTPEIHINDADPAIHDFWWTVVNRPRPFLAMLRSSRVSMAEWRRQRETYRCSSGVSRLRRGFAAFYLNRCNRSGIIMNGGPIGGVKQTGKWKLGARFNKSELEARCTKVSEYGGRIRVSQMDALEFIGGRDHDSTFFFIDPPYYAKGETLYLNKLDHPYHERLADQLRRMEDAAWVLTYDDCPEIRGMYAGWASIHPFSLRYAASERRRGREILITPRWMQLPEEQASAAIEW; encoded by the coding sequence ATGAGAACGTCCAGCCCTCTTCGTTATCCTGGTGGCAAGGCGTCTATGACCGGCTTGCTTGCCGGTATTCGGTCGATCAACCAGCTTGGTGATCGTGCCATTGCTGAGCCCTTTGCGGGTGGTGCTGGCGCATCTCTGTCGCTGCTATATCGAGAAGATACCCCCGAAATTCACATCAACGATGCCGACCCCGCCATTCACGATTTTTGGTGGACGGTCGTGAATCGTCCCAGGCCGTTCTTGGCGATGCTACGTTCTTCGCGCGTCAGCATGGCAGAATGGCGTCGCCAGCGTGAAACGTACCGATGCTCAAGTGGTGTCTCTCGCCTTCGCAGAGGATTCGCCGCATTCTACCTCAATCGATGCAATCGCTCAGGGATCATCATGAATGGCGGTCCCATCGGTGGTGTCAAACAAACGGGCAAATGGAAGCTTGGCGCAAGATTCAACAAGTCGGAACTCGAAGCGCGATGTACGAAGGTTTCGGAGTACGGCGGGCGGATACGCGTTTCACAGATGGATGCCCTCGAATTCATCGGCGGGCGGGATCATGATAGTACGTTCTTCTTCATTGACCCGCCCTATTACGCCAAGGGAGAGACGCTGTACTTGAACAAGCTCGACCATCCCTACCACGAGCGGCTTGCCGACCAACTGCGACGCATGGAGGACGCAGCTTGGGTATTGACCTATGACGACTGCCCTGAGATACGCGGCATGTATGCTGGCTGGGCCAGCATACATCCATTTTCGTTGCGATATGCCGCCTCCGAGCGGCGACGCGGAAGAGAGATACTTATCACGCCACGATGGATGCAACTCCCGGAGGAGCAGGCATCGGCCGCGATTGAATGGTAA